The Rhodopseudomonas palustris genome window below encodes:
- a CDS encoding DUF3095 domain-containing protein → MSAGDSGGFYQSVAVFRGFRSLMNPALYAPLPDDWTAGVADIVDSTRAIAEQRYKSVNMAGAAVIAAVTNALQEREFPFVFGGDGAGFAVAPADLAAARDALAATAAWVRDELGLTMRIALVPVAAIRAKGLEVRVARFAPSPHVSYAMFAGGGLGWADAAMKRGEFSIPAAAPGTAPDLSGLSCRFEQMPARRGVILSVLIVPTAQTDGAAYRSLIEDIVTMVERSPEAGRPVPHEGPGLRWPPQGLDLEAHAERGVPLTLRRAGLLIRTLFSYLIIRFGITVRGFVPRRYLSELVENSDFRKYDDGLRMVVDCAPELADALEQKLATAAAAGVARYGVSRQQSAMVTCFTPSVARSDHVHFIDGAGGGYASAALALKAMPDRAIV, encoded by the coding sequence ATGAGCGCGGGCGATAGCGGCGGATTCTACCAGAGTGTCGCGGTGTTTCGCGGCTTCCGCAGCCTGATGAATCCCGCCCTCTACGCGCCGCTGCCGGACGATTGGACCGCCGGCGTCGCCGACATTGTCGATTCCACCCGCGCGATCGCCGAGCAGCGCTACAAGTCGGTCAACATGGCTGGCGCGGCGGTGATTGCCGCGGTGACCAATGCGCTTCAAGAGCGCGAATTCCCGTTCGTGTTCGGCGGCGATGGCGCCGGCTTTGCGGTGGCACCGGCTGATTTGGCCGCCGCCCGCGATGCGCTGGCCGCGACCGCTGCCTGGGTGCGCGACGAACTCGGCCTGACGATGCGGATCGCACTGGTGCCGGTCGCGGCGATCCGCGCCAAGGGGCTCGAGGTTCGCGTCGCCCGTTTCGCGCCATCGCCGCACGTCAGCTACGCGATGTTCGCCGGCGGCGGTCTCGGCTGGGCCGATGCGGCGATGAAGCGCGGTGAATTTTCGATTCCGGCGGCGGCGCCCGGCACCGCGCCGGACCTCTCCGGCCTGTCGTGCCGGTTCGAACAAATGCCGGCCCGGCGCGGCGTGATCCTGTCGGTGCTGATCGTGCCGACGGCGCAGACCGATGGGGCGGCGTATCGTAGCCTGATCGAAGATATCGTGACGATGGTCGAGCGCAGCCCGGAGGCGGGCAGGCCGGTGCCCCACGAAGGACCGGGATTGCGCTGGCCGCCGCAGGGCCTCGATCTCGAAGCGCACGCCGAACGCGGCGTACCGCTGACGCTGCGCCGCGCCGGCCTGCTGATCCGGACTCTGTTCAGCTACTTGATCATCCGCTTCGGCATCACCGTGCGCGGCTTCGTGCCGCGGCGCTATCTGTCCGAGCTGGTCGAGAATTCAGACTTCCGTAAATACGACGACGGACTGCGCATGGTGGTCGACTGCGCGCCGGAGCTCGCCGACGCGTTGGAGCAGAAGCTCGCCACGGCGGCTGCTGCGGGCGTCGCGCGTTACGGCGTATCGCGGCAGCAGTCGGCGATGGTGACGTGTTTTACGCCGTCGGTAGCGCGTAGCGACCATGTGCACTTCATCGACGGCGCGGGCGGCGGCTATGCGTCCGCCGCGCTGGCTTTGAAGGCGATGCCCGACAGGGCGATCGTTTAG
- a CDS encoding superoxide dismutase, whose translation MTFTLPELPYAYDALQPYMSKETLEYHHDKHHQAYVTNGNNLLKGTEFEGKSLEEVVKGSFNKNAPLFNNAAQHYNHIHFWKWMKPNGGGSKLPGALEKKINEDLGGFEKFKADFAAAGAGQFGSGWAWLSVKNGKLEISKTPNGENPLVHGATPILGVDVWEHSYYIDYRNRRPDYLKAFVDSLINWEYVEELYSKA comes from the coding sequence ATGACCTTCACGCTACCCGAATTGCCGTATGCCTACGACGCGTTGCAGCCGTACATGTCGAAGGAGACCCTGGAATATCACCACGACAAGCATCATCAGGCGTATGTCACCAACGGCAACAATCTGCTGAAGGGCACCGAATTCGAGGGCAAGTCGCTCGAGGAGGTGGTCAAGGGCTCGTTCAACAAGAACGCCCCGTTGTTCAATAACGCCGCCCAGCACTACAACCACATCCACTTCTGGAAGTGGATGAAGCCGAACGGCGGTGGCAGCAAGCTGCCCGGCGCGCTGGAAAAGAAGATCAACGAAGACCTCGGCGGCTTCGAGAAGTTCAAGGCCGATTTCGCTGCGGCCGGCGCCGGCCAGTTCGGCTCGGGCTGGGCCTGGCTCTCGGTCAAGAACGGCAAGCTCGAAATCTCCAAGACTCCGAACGGCGAGAACCCGCTGGTGCACGGCGCCACGCCGATCCTCGGCGTCGACGTCTGGGAGCACTCCTACTACATCGATTATCGCAACCGTCGCCCGGACTACCTGAAGGCGTTCGTCGATAGCCTGATCAACTGGGAGTATGTCGAGGAGCTGTACTCCAAGGCCTGA
- a CDS encoding coniferyl aldehyde dehydrogenase → MDQPVGGFGGNALHDSFHRMFDISRAAPPPTLEQRQDRLARLRALIKDNEKRFEQAISADFGHRSSTETLIAETLSLLGDIKHTSRHLRRWMAPRKVSTQLQFLPGKNRLLPQPLGVVGVIAPWNYPLQLTVAPAIGAIAAGNRVMIKPSELSPHFAALLQETVAAKFDASEMMVTGIEPGVAEAFARLPFDHLMFTGSTRVGRIVAAEAGKNLTPVTLELGGKSPTIVDRSADLDEVAPRIAYAKLMNAGQTCIAPDYVLAPQDRVEALAGKIWGAMQQMWGTDPANPDYTSIIAEHHYARLKSLVDDAAARGARLLQPAAADDAAWAGKRKFPPTLVLGATPEMKIMQEEIFGPLLPILGYSEPTEPIDFINGRDRPLALYWFGTDEAARDQVLERTVSGGVTINDCLVHFAQANQPMGGVGASGTGAYHGEWGFNTFTKMKPIFHRSPYNRFADLYPPYGAKIARLSKVLRLMS, encoded by the coding sequence ATGGACCAGCCGGTCGGCGGTTTCGGGGGCAATGCGCTCCACGACAGCTTTCATCGCATGTTCGACATTTCGCGCGCTGCGCCGCCGCCGACGCTGGAGCAGCGTCAGGACCGGCTCGCGCGGCTGCGCGCGCTGATCAAGGACAACGAGAAACGATTCGAGCAGGCGATCTCCGCCGATTTCGGTCACCGCAGCTCGACCGAGACTCTGATCGCCGAGACGCTCAGCCTGCTCGGCGACATCAAACACACCTCGCGGCATCTGAGGCGCTGGATGGCGCCGCGCAAGGTGTCGACCCAGCTTCAGTTTCTGCCCGGCAAAAACCGGCTGCTGCCGCAGCCGCTGGGCGTGGTCGGGGTGATTGCGCCGTGGAACTATCCGCTGCAGCTCACCGTCGCGCCTGCCATCGGCGCGATCGCCGCCGGCAACCGGGTGATGATCAAGCCGAGCGAACTGTCGCCCCACTTCGCCGCGCTGCTGCAGGAGACTGTCGCGGCCAAGTTCGACGCGAGCGAGATGATGGTGACCGGGATCGAGCCCGGCGTCGCCGAGGCGTTCGCTCGGCTGCCGTTCGATCATCTGATGTTCACCGGCTCGACTCGTGTCGGCCGCATCGTCGCGGCGGAGGCGGGCAAGAACCTCACCCCGGTCACGCTCGAACTCGGCGGCAAATCGCCGACTATCGTCGACCGCTCCGCCGATCTCGACGAGGTGGCGCCGCGGATCGCCTATGCCAAGCTGATGAACGCCGGACAGACCTGCATCGCGCCCGACTACGTGCTGGCGCCGCAGGACCGGGTCGAAGCCCTCGCCGGCAAGATCTGGGGCGCGATGCAGCAGATGTGGGGCACCGACCCGGCCAATCCGGACTACACCTCGATCATCGCCGAGCATCACTACGCGCGGCTGAAGAGCCTGGTCGACGATGCCGCCGCCCGCGGCGCACGGCTGCTGCAGCCGGCGGCCGCGGATGATGCGGCGTGGGCCGGCAAACGCAAATTCCCGCCGACCCTCGTGCTCGGTGCCACGCCCGAGATGAAGATCATGCAGGAGGAGATTTTCGGTCCGCTGCTGCCGATCCTCGGCTACAGCGAACCGACCGAGCCGATCGATTTCATCAATGGCCGCGACCGGCCGCTGGCGCTGTATTGGTTCGGCACCGATGAAGCCGCGCGCGACCAGGTGCTGGAGCGGACCGTCTCGGGCGGCGTCACCATCAACGACTGCCTGGTGCATTTCGCTCAAGCCAACCAGCCGATGGGCGGCGTCGGCGCGTCCGGCACCGGCGCGTATCACGGCGAATGGGGCTTCAACACCTTCACCAAGATGAAGCCGATCTTCCATCGCTCGCCCTACAACCGCTTC
- a CDS encoding MATE family efflux transporter, translating into MTIEAPADTPLSAPPPNRLLTAPILPTLVRLAIPNTIAMLGTALVAVAETSYIGRLGTEPLAAIALVFPFAMLTQMMSAGAMGGGVSSAISRALGAGDTHRAGVLALHAILIGIGGGLLFTLVMQLFGRSLFALLGGRGEVLEQACSYSVVLFSGAVSIWLVNTLASILRGTGDMVLPAGALLGVAALQVVIGGALGLGLFGMPRLGMPGVASGQAIAFTIGALFLLIYLASGRSRLRLQLRTFSFQRPIFVDILKVGALACLAPLQSVLTILIFTKVLASYGTTTLAGYGIGSRLEFLLIPIAFAVGVASIPMVGMAIGAGDIARARRVAWTAGVVSALIVGLVGVVLAIWPALWVSLFTADPAVTDAAHTYFRFAGPGFGFFGLGVTLYFASQGAAKVGGPVLAATGRLVLVALGGWALVAFGAPASAMFAMVALAMVVYGLGSAAAIYLTRWVK; encoded by the coding sequence ATGACCATCGAGGCACCCGCCGACACGCCACTGTCCGCTCCGCCACCGAACCGGCTGCTGACCGCCCCGATCCTGCCGACACTGGTGCGGCTGGCGATCCCCAACACCATCGCGATGCTCGGCACAGCCTTGGTGGCGGTGGCCGAGACGTCTTATATCGGCCGGCTCGGCACCGAACCTCTGGCGGCGATCGCTCTGGTGTTTCCGTTCGCGATGCTGACGCAGATGATGTCGGCCGGCGCCATGGGCGGCGGCGTCTCATCAGCGATCAGCCGCGCCCTCGGTGCCGGTGATACACACCGGGCCGGCGTTCTGGCGCTCCACGCGATCCTGATCGGGATCGGCGGCGGACTGTTGTTCACGCTGGTGATGCAGCTATTCGGCCGATCGCTGTTCGCGCTGCTCGGCGGCCGCGGCGAGGTGCTGGAGCAGGCCTGCAGCTACTCGGTCGTTCTGTTCTCAGGCGCCGTATCGATCTGGCTGGTGAACACGCTCGCATCGATCCTGCGTGGCACCGGCGACATGGTCCTGCCGGCGGGCGCCCTGCTGGGCGTCGCGGCTTTGCAGGTGGTGATCGGCGGCGCGCTCGGCCTCGGCCTGTTCGGAATGCCGCGGCTCGGCATGCCTGGCGTCGCCTCCGGCCAAGCGATCGCTTTCACGATCGGCGCGCTGTTCCTGCTGATCTATCTCGCCAGCGGCCGCAGCCGGCTGCGGCTGCAACTGCGGACATTCAGCTTCCAACGTCCGATCTTCGTCGACATCCTGAAGGTCGGCGCGCTCGCCTGTCTCGCGCCGCTGCAGTCGGTCCTGACGATCCTGATCTTTACCAAGGTGCTGGCCAGCTACGGCACCACCACGCTAGCCGGCTATGGCATCGGCTCGCGGTTGGAATTCCTTCTGATCCCGATCGCGTTCGCGGTCGGTGTCGCCTCGATCCCGATGGTCGGGATGGCGATCGGCGCCGGTGATATCGCCCGCGCGCGGCGGGTGGCGTGGACTGCCGGAGTCGTATCCGCCCTGATCGTCGGACTGGTCGGCGTCGTGCTGGCGATCTGGCCGGCGCTCTGGGTGTCACTGTTCACCGCAGACCCGGCCGTCACAGACGCTGCGCATACCTACTTCCGCTTCGCCGGCCCGGGCTTCGGCTTCTTCGGTCTCGGCGTGACGCTGTATTTCGCCAGCCAGGGCGCCGCCAAGGTTGGCGGACCGGTGCTCGCCGCGACGGGGAGACTGGTGCTGGTGGCCCTCGGCGGATGGGCGCTGGTCGCCTTTGGGGCGCCGGCATCGGCGATGTTCGCGATGGTGGCGCTGGCGATGGTGGTGTACGGCCTCGGCAGCGCCGCCGCGATCTACCTGACACGCTGGGTCAAATGA
- a CDS encoding CinA family protein — MRELLPVAEKVALRLIAQKQTIAVAESSTGGLISAALLAVPGASAYFLGSAVVYTRQARRVLMDIPDAEMKVEGVRSSSEPYAELLAKQIRSRLGADWALSETGAAGPSGNRYGDAAGHTCIAVAGPRQAVMTLETENADRVDNMHVFAATALTFLLHTMST; from the coding sequence ATGCGGGAATTGCTGCCGGTGGCCGAAAAGGTCGCGCTCAGGCTGATCGCGCAGAAGCAGACCATCGCGGTGGCGGAATCCTCGACCGGCGGTCTGATCTCGGCGGCGCTGCTCGCCGTGCCCGGCGCATCAGCGTATTTCCTTGGCTCAGCGGTGGTCTATACCCGGCAGGCGCGTCGGGTGCTGATGGACATTCCCGATGCCGAGATGAAGGTGGAGGGCGTCCGTTCGTCCTCCGAGCCTTATGCCGAACTGCTGGCGAAGCAGATCCGCTCCCGGCTCGGCGCCGACTGGGCGCTGTCGGAAACCGGTGCCGCCGGCCCGTCAGGCAACCGCTATGGCGACGCCGCCGGCCACACCTGCATCGCGGTGGCCGGGCCGCGGCAGGCAGTGATGACGCTGGAGACGGAAAACGCCGACCGCGTCGACAACATGCACGTGTTCGCCGCGACCGCGCTCACCTTCCTGCTGCACACGATGTCGACCTGA
- a CDS encoding MFS transporter, translating to MKAAQLSAFQRWSILIGASVLLSLAMGMRQSFGLFQPSVIRDVGITSADFSFATALQNIIWGVTQPMVGLIADRYGTRWVMVGGVVVYSAGLVLMMVADSALMFTLGCGVCVGIALSCTASSMTMTVTSRTVSPAKRSVAMGAVSAAGSLGLVLASPLAQTLISTAGWQMALIGFLGLAAAMLPSALFAGRADKLDIDKSDDVQQSAGEVVQTALGHSGFLVMAIAFFVCGLQLVFITTHLPNYLAICGLDPSLGASALAVIGLFNVFGSYAFGWLGGRFPKQYLLGGIYIVRSLTVAAYFYFPASATSTIVFAAIMGSLWLGVIPLVNGLVAQLFGLRYMATLTGIAFLSHQVGSFLGAWGGGVIYDHLGSYDRAWQAAVLIGLIAGCAQMLMNVRPPRRRDELAVPATA from the coding sequence ATGAAGGCAGCTCAGCTCAGCGCGTTTCAGCGCTGGTCGATCCTGATCGGCGCGTCGGTGCTGCTCAGCCTGGCCATGGGCATGCGTCAGAGCTTCGGGCTGTTTCAGCCCTCGGTGATCCGCGACGTCGGCATCACCAGCGCCGACTTCTCCTTCGCGACAGCACTGCAGAACATCATCTGGGGCGTCACGCAGCCGATGGTGGGACTGATCGCCGATCGTTACGGCACCCGCTGGGTGATGGTTGGCGGCGTCGTGGTCTATTCGGCTGGTCTTGTCCTCATGATGGTCGCGGATTCGGCCTTGATGTTCACGCTCGGCTGCGGCGTCTGCGTCGGCATTGCGCTGTCCTGTACCGCCTCCAGCATGACCATGACGGTGACCTCGCGCACGGTGTCGCCGGCCAAGCGCAGCGTCGCGATGGGGGCGGTCTCGGCTGCCGGGTCACTCGGCCTGGTACTGGCTTCGCCGCTGGCGCAGACGCTGATCTCGACCGCCGGCTGGCAGATGGCGCTGATCGGCTTCCTTGGCCTCGCCGCGGCGATGCTGCCGTCGGCGCTGTTCGCCGGCCGTGCCGACAAGCTCGACATCGACAAGTCGGACGACGTGCAGCAGTCGGCCGGCGAGGTGGTGCAGACCGCGCTCGGCCATTCCGGCTTCCTGGTGATGGCGATCGCGTTCTTCGTCTGCGGTCTGCAGCTCGTGTTCATCACCACGCATCTGCCGAACTATCTGGCGATCTGCGGCCTCGATCCGTCGCTCGGCGCTTCGGCGCTGGCGGTGATCGGGCTGTTCAACGTGTTCGGCTCGTATGCGTTCGGCTGGCTCGGCGGCCGGTTTCCGAAGCAGTATTTGCTCGGTGGCATCTACATCGTGCGATCGCTGACGGTGGCGGCATATTTCTATTTCCCGGCTTCAGCGACCTCGACGATCGTGTTCGCCGCGATCATGGGATCGTTGTGGCTTGGGGTGATTCCGCTGGTGAACGGCCTCGTCGCCCAGCTGTTCGGGCTGCGCTACATGGCGACGCTGACCGGCATCGCCTTCCTCAGCCACCAGGTCGGCTCGTTCCTCGGTGCCTGGGGCGGCGGCGTGATCTACGACCATCTCGGCAGCTATGATCGTGCCTGGCAGGCCGCGGTGCTCATCGGCCTGATCGCCGGTTGTGCCCAGATGCTGATGAACGTCCGGCCGCCGCGCCGGCGGGACGAATTGGCGGTCCCTGCAACCGCCTGA
- a CDS encoding DUF2147 domain-containing protein codes for MAVRSGFVAAALVALVSLSPAGAIAQSAGPQGTWLTQAGDAKVRIKSCGNALCGSIVWLKTPIDPNTGKPQVDDKNADPQLASRPIIGLQIFGDMRPVSQGKWSGHIYNADDGKTYESSISHTGPNSLRVEGCVGTLCGGETWTLTR; via the coding sequence ATGGCCGTTCGGTCCGGTTTCGTCGCTGCTGCCCTGGTTGCCCTGGTGTCGCTGTCGCCCGCGGGGGCGATCGCCCAATCAGCCGGGCCGCAGGGCACCTGGTTGACTCAGGCGGGCGACGCCAAGGTCCGGATCAAGAGCTGCGGCAACGCGCTATGCGGGAGCATCGTCTGGCTGAAAACGCCGATCGATCCGAATACCGGCAAACCCCAGGTCGACGACAAGAACGCCGATCCGCAACTCGCATCGCGACCGATCATCGGCCTGCAGATCTTCGGCGACATGCGCCCGGTGTCGCAGGGCAAATGGAGCGGCCACATCTACAACGCCGACGACGGCAAGACTTACGAGAGCAGCATCTCGCACACCGGCCCGAATAGCCTGCGGGTCGAGGGCTGCGTCGGCACTCTGTGCGGCGGCGAAACCTGGACGCTGACGCGCTAA
- a CDS encoding AAA family ATPase, giving the protein MLTEVRIAGEASYPASGQQLLDCRRINFIFGANGSGKTTISRVIGDPSRYPSCNLTWENGRALDALVYNSDFAGKNFASTMPGIFTLGVESKETLEALEKLKGEETDYLNTLDSLLITLQGSDGNGGKKADAKVLRGDVEANCWKIKQAHDEYFQAAFAGLRNSKTAFCDRVLSEYASNTSDLKALDELKTKAATIFAAGLERHNVFSVPDFSELLTLETAPILSRNVVGKENVDIGALVRRLGNSDWVRDGRGFWDQSRPVCPFCQQQVKADLTKSLNEFFDEAYLIDIAEIDRLLRSYRSLSENLSGQVDAILSRASTFINNDGLKLEAERLSAHTSANILALERKRREPSAVVKLDPMSEIASAIRTIVEVANVAISDHNSLVENVTAERQLLIGQIWRRLIEDQKDMLDRHAKGKSDLDKAISGLQNGIQKKREALLNVQARIAELERTITSVQPTVTEINAILQSFGFVNFRLQTAGEKGQFYQIVRNDGTDAAPTLSEGEKGFITFLYFYHLIRGSMTTSGISADRIVVIDDPVSSLDSDVLFIVSTLIKRVLELACDGYDNIKQVYVLTHNIYFHKEVSFDPKRGQECRAHEAFWIVRKVNGESRITRYQHNPIKTSYELLWAEVQNPDRSRLTIQNTLRRIVENYFKILGNMDKDEIIEMFEGRDKQICGSLFSWVNDGSHAVHDDLYISADDRAMDSYLRVFKEIFEKSHHIGHYNMMMGIPPVEPGAVVAVPPAPAIMAAN; this is encoded by the coding sequence ATGCTAACGGAAGTCCGGATCGCGGGAGAGGCAAGCTATCCCGCGTCGGGTCAGCAGTTGCTGGATTGCCGGAGGATCAATTTCATTTTCGGCGCAAATGGATCGGGCAAAACAACTATTTCCCGCGTGATTGGTGATCCCTCCCGATATCCTTCCTGCAATCTGACATGGGAAAACGGTAGGGCGCTGGATGCCCTTGTCTACAATTCCGATTTTGCCGGCAAAAATTTCGCTTCCACCATGCCCGGCATCTTCACGCTCGGCGTCGAGTCGAAGGAAACTCTAGAAGCGCTTGAAAAGCTGAAGGGTGAAGAAACCGACTATCTCAACACTCTCGATTCCTTGTTGATCACATTGCAGGGGAGCGACGGTAACGGCGGAAAGAAAGCCGATGCTAAGGTTCTTCGCGGCGACGTTGAGGCAAATTGCTGGAAGATTAAGCAAGCGCATGACGAGTATTTTCAAGCCGCTTTTGCGGGGCTCCGCAATTCAAAGACGGCATTCTGCGATAGAGTGCTATCGGAATATGCCTCGAACACGTCCGATCTGAAGGCGCTTGACGAGTTGAAGACGAAGGCGGCCACCATTTTTGCCGCTGGGCTGGAGCGCCACAACGTCTTCTCTGTTCCCGATTTCAGCGAGCTCCTGACCCTGGAAACGGCGCCTATCCTTTCGAGGAACGTGGTTGGAAAAGAGAACGTTGATATCGGTGCACTTGTCCGGCGGCTCGGCAATAGCGACTGGGTAAGAGACGGTCGTGGTTTTTGGGATCAGAGCAGGCCCGTGTGTCCGTTCTGTCAGCAACAGGTGAAGGCCGATCTCACTAAGAGCCTGAACGAATTCTTCGACGAAGCCTACCTAATCGACATAGCCGAAATCGACCGGCTCCTTCGTAGCTATCGAAGTCTGTCAGAGAACCTGTCAGGGCAGGTTGATGCCATTCTTTCTCGTGCCAGCACGTTTATCAATAATGACGGCCTGAAGCTTGAGGCCGAGCGCCTGTCAGCTCACACAAGCGCAAATATTCTCGCCCTTGAGAGGAAACGGCGGGAGCCGAGCGCTGTCGTAAAGCTTGATCCGATGAGTGAGATTGCCAGCGCAATTCGGACTATTGTGGAAGTCGCAAACGTAGCAATTTCCGATCACAATTCACTTGTTGAGAACGTCACGGCAGAGAGGCAGCTCCTTATCGGGCAAATATGGAGGCGCCTGATCGAAGATCAAAAGGACATGCTCGACCGACACGCGAAGGGGAAGAGTGATCTAGACAAGGCGATCAGCGGACTTCAGAACGGCATTCAGAAGAAGCGCGAGGCTCTTCTTAACGTTCAGGCCAGAATCGCTGAACTCGAAAGGACCATCACGAGCGTTCAGCCGACGGTCACCGAGATCAACGCCATTCTGCAGTCCTTCGGTTTTGTCAACTTCAGGCTACAAACGGCCGGGGAGAAGGGACAATTTTATCAAATTGTTCGAAACGACGGCACCGATGCGGCGCCGACGCTCAGTGAGGGCGAAAAGGGGTTTATTACCTTCCTCTATTTCTACCACCTCATCCGCGGAAGCATGACAACAAGCGGGATCAGCGCGGATCGCATAGTGGTGATCGACGATCCGGTCTCCAGTCTCGATAGCGATGTACTGTTCATCGTTAGCACGCTCATCAAGCGTGTGCTTGAGTTGGCATGTGATGGGTATGACAATATCAAGCAAGTGTATGTCCTTACCCACAATATCTATTTCCACAAGGAGGTTTCGTTTGATCCAAAGCGCGGGCAGGAGTGTCGCGCTCATGAGGCGTTCTGGATCGTTCGAAAGGTGAATGGGGAGTCCCGCATTACCCGCTATCAACACAATCCGATCAAGACGTCTTACGAGCTTCTCTGGGCCGAGGTGCAAAATCCGGATCGATCACGTTTGACCATCCAGAATACATTGCGGCGGATCGTCGAAAACTACTTCAAGATTCTTGGGAATATGGACAAAGACGAAATCATTGAGATGTTTGAAGGTCGAGATAAGCAGATTTGTGGATCGCTTTTCTCCTGGGTCAACGATGGTTCGCATGCGGTTCACGACGATTTGTATATCTCTGCTGATGATAGGGCGATGGATAGCTATTTGCGCGTGTTCAAGGAGATTTTCGAGAAGTCACATCATATCGGCCATTACAACATGATGATGGGGATTCCGCCGGTCGAGCCGGGTGCCGTCGTTGCGGTTCCGCCAGCACCGGCAATAATGGCGGCAAATTAG
- the crcB gene encoding fluoride efflux transporter CrcB translates to MAYLLVFVGGGLGAMFRHFINTLSGRLLGTAFPYHTFFINVTGSIVMGLIAGYLAFKGGSSQHFRLFLMTGILGGYTTFSAFSLDAALLYERGAIGLAVVYVLGSVVLAIAGLFAGMALIRAVT, encoded by the coding sequence ATGGCCTATCTTCTGGTGTTCGTGGGCGGCGGGCTCGGGGCGATGTTTCGCCACTTCATCAACACGCTGAGCGGCCGCCTGCTCGGCACCGCGTTTCCGTATCACACCTTCTTCATCAACGTGACCGGCTCGATCGTGATGGGGCTGATCGCCGGCTATCTAGCGTTCAAGGGCGGCTCGTCGCAGCACTTCCGGCTGTTCCTGATGACCGGCATCTTGGGTGGCTACACCACGTTCTCGGCATTCTCGCTCGACGCGGCGCTGCTGTATGAGCGCGGCGCGATCGGGCTTGCGGTGGTGTACGTGCTCGGCTCGGTGGTGCTGGCGATCGCCGGCCTGTTCGCCGGGATGGCGCTGATCCGCGCCGTCACATAA
- a CDS encoding sulfite exporter TauE/SafE family protein, whose protein sequence is MELTTLVILIAGALCGGFVSGLSGFGLALVSLGFWLYVFPPTVAVPLVLLCSMVSQASTMRMVWEHIDFKLVTPFLIGGLAGVIPGSVLVAYADPWGFKLFVGLFLLIFPPALYFTPPMALTFGGRWMDGVIGWIGGVMGGFAGLSGPPPILWASLRGWDKHQRRGVFQAFNSTVLIAALALQTAHGLVTREVLYAALLALPAILLGAWLGARTYHALSDRSFRNVVLALLFLSGLSLVWSSFAGLR, encoded by the coding sequence ATGGAACTAACAACTCTCGTCATCCTGATCGCCGGGGCGCTGTGTGGCGGGTTCGTTTCCGGCCTGTCCGGCTTCGGTCTGGCGCTGGTGTCGCTCGGGTTCTGGCTCTACGTCTTCCCGCCGACCGTCGCGGTGCCGCTGGTGCTGCTGTGCTCGATGGTCTCTCAGGCCTCGACGATGCGGATGGTGTGGGAGCACATCGATTTCAAACTGGTGACGCCGTTCCTGATCGGCGGACTCGCCGGCGTGATCCCGGGCAGCGTGCTTGTGGCCTATGCCGATCCGTGGGGCTTCAAACTGTTCGTCGGCCTGTTTCTGCTGATCTTCCCGCCCGCGCTGTATTTCACCCCGCCGATGGCACTGACCTTCGGCGGCCGCTGGATGGATGGGGTGATCGGCTGGATCGGCGGCGTGATGGGCGGCTTCGCCGGATTGTCCGGCCCTCCGCCGATTTTGTGGGCGAGCCTCCGCGGCTGGGACAAGCATCAGCGCCGCGGCGTGTTTCAGGCATTCAACTCCACCGTGCTGATCGCTGCGCTGGCGCTGCAGACCGCGCACGGTCTCGTGACGCGTGAAGTTCTCTACGCGGCCTTGCTGGCGCTGCCAGCCATCCTGCTGGGCGCCTGGCTCGGCGCGCGGACCTACCACGCGCTGAGCGACCGCTCGTTTCGCAACGTGGTGCTGGCGCTGCTGTTTCTGTCCGGGCTCAGCCTGGTGTGGAGCAGCTTCGCTGGACTGCGCTGA